The nucleotide sequence GCTTCTGACCGATCAAGTGCAAGCCGCTATCTATTCGCCGTACGAAGGGCACATCAACAATCGAATGCTTCTTCGCGCCTTGGCTACTGCTTGCCAATTGCAAGGAGTGAAGCTATTGTCTGGCTGCGTGGTGAGCGGCATTGCGGTTAAAGGCGGAAAAGTGATCGGGATCGAGACCTCTTCAGGGTCACTGCGTGCCACACAGACGGTGATTTCCTCGGGAGCGTGGGTTGGAATGATGCTTGAGATGCTGGGCGTTTCCGTGCCGATTCGCCCTGTACGCGGACAGATCGCGGCTGTCTCGTCCGTAGGGATTCCACTGCGAACGGTGATTTTCGGAGCGACAGGCTACATCACTCCGAAAAAGGACGGAAAAATTGTCATTGGTGCCACTGAGGATGAAAGTGGTTTCCAGCGGGACGTCACAATGGCGGGATTAGCCAGTATCCTGCAAGGGACCATGCCGTATGTTCCTGCGCTGCACTCCGCTACCTTTCTGGAGGCTTGGGGTGGACTTCGACCTGCGACACAAGATGGCAAGCCGCTCCTGGGCCCCGTTCCTGGCTGGGAAGGACTGTCGATCGCAGGTGGACATTTTCGCAATGGCATCCTGCTTTCCCCCGTCACGGCTAAATCGATGGCGGACTTTGTGGAAAAAGGAGAAACGGAGCGCCTTTTGCCATTTTTACCTGCCCGCTTTCTGTAAATTGGGCTAGTCTCGCCTAGATTCCGGTAACCTCCCCATGGGCACTTGTATATGGTAATAAAGAAACACCAGAAGGGGAGGAGTTTCCATGCAGTCTGATTCTGATAAAAACCTGTATCAGGCTGACATTCAGTTTGTCAGCCTGTTAAAGGATATGCGAGAAAATGTGCACAACATTTGCAAGGAGCACGTGGAGAAAAAAGTGCGCATCGAAGCAATTGACGGGCAAGTGTTTGAAGGCGTCATTGTCGATTATGATGATCAGAACGTATACGTAGAAGTTGTAGACCAGGATGCGGAGGAAGAAGAAGTTTTCGAAGAGTATGATTAT is from Brevibacillus brevis and encodes:
- the thiO gene encoding glycine oxidase ThiO, translating into MSDCLVVGGGIIGLSLAYELSRRGVSVTLVEQGEWGGQASSAAAGMLAPLKEFTAPGPMLDLGMESLALYPEWVAELEELTGGDVQLSLDGLLTVALNEEEVQQLADKYRWQKEAGHAVQWLSNTAQVKEVEPLLTDQVQAAIYSPYEGHINNRMLLRALATACQLQGVKLLSGCVVSGIAVKGGKVIGIETSSGSLRATQTVISSGAWVGMMLEMLGVSVPIRPVRGQIAAVSSVGIPLRTVIFGATGYITPKKDGKIVIGATEDESGFQRDVTMAGLASILQGTMPYVPALHSATFLEAWGGLRPATQDGKPLLGPVPGWEGLSIAGGHFRNGILLSPVTAKSMADFVEKGETERLLPFLPARFL